tatattttttattgaaaaatatccatcttctaacaaagagatatgttatcattttcaaaattaaacggCCATAAGAATTAAAAGCACTCTATAAAGTATCATACATTACAGAGTCCTCCTTGTTTCTGTTGGTCCTCATTATGCTCGAACTACTTCGATTTTACAACACTTAAAACATGTAATACCTACACATTTGGACAAGCCTAATATCAAACATGTAAAATCATTTTGCTCGGCAAAATGTCTTTTCTTTGTATTGCTCCACATAACATTACATTAACGTCAAAAGCTAACATTATTCTGACATACATCTAATACATCTTTTGTACCTGATTTTGGCCAGAACCACATTCGGTTTGCCTATAAATACACAGTTATGTAGatagattattttaaattggttcCTTTTTGGGAGATACACAGAGAGTGCCAAATATGTTATTAACACATTTATAGGAAGTTACGAATAAGGCGTTGAGGGACCACTtgaatagaaatttaaaatggacAGATATTAACTTGGTCCTTTGccaaaatttcacaataaaGGTGCTAGAAAAATCGTGGTGTTCTCAAGATTTTTCCACCTCTAAGCGTGATCTTCATTGACATTAGGGCAAGATTTAATGAACACCTCATTTAGCAGTATGTCTTTTTGGACATAACTGATAAACCTGGAACTTTGAGCACCAGGTCTTCAATTCTAATAGTCTAAAATATATCTATAAACGAGGGAAAGTGTAGACATCAAAAGTGAACAACGAAAGGAGTATAACCCTTGGCATGTTCTTCGAGTGTAGTGCCTAAAGTTCATTTAATATCATTCTGCAGAGGGTTCAGAGAAACATAGCTTGCTTATTGATAGATTGGTTAGTGCTGTGCATCGTTCTATTGCTACTAGTTCCATCAAAGAGTACCTACTAATATGCTTCCCATTTTTACAATGGGGACATTTGCTAATAAAAGACATAAAACACGAGACTAGAAAACTATCCAAAATCCTATAACTtgtataaaacataatttttggtgaatataaataataatatgactAAATAGAACAGACTTCCTAATTATTAATATAGTagatatatttaaatgatCACACAAAAGCTATTACAGAATCGAAGGTTTGTACACCAGATTTTTATACCATGAGGCGAAAATGGAATGTTGTGATATTCATGTGGGTTTAACGTAAAGCGTTCATATAAGAATATGCTCCAATTATTGTTGATTTTGAGGACGTTTAAATGATATTACCCTGTATGTAAGGgagaatatattaatataaattttatcgaGGAAAAGGCCTAATAGACGATAAGGccggaaaataagaaatacaGTTATTCAAAACTGCATctcttaataaattataaaacgtTGGCATCGTTCGCCAACATATTCACACTTCTTTCTTGAATAAGATGGACATCATgacacattaattttatatcacTGTCCAACTAGAACCTGAAAAACCCTCTAAAAATCCCCAAAACCACCTCCATGGATATACTTCTTGTCGTCCTACACAGTAGGCATCTACCAATCTTGTACAGATCTTTATATCAATTTAAACACCCACAAATCACAAAATACCCCTTCATAGATCGCCATTGTCAATCGCCTTATTGAGGTCACTCACGACCCTCCCCAGCGCCTCTCTGTACTCGCTGTTCCTCTTAAAAATCGAatccaaaaaattttcattggtGAAAAATGCAAAGACACTTTCGACCCTGTTTAGAGACTTATCGGTCAGATGTTTGCTGATGATCGATTGCAGAATTCTTTGGGAGTCGGATAAGGCTTTGACCAGATAATTGCGGTCGTAGCTAAAGTCTACTTCGTAGAAGGAAATTATCGTCATTCCTATTGATAAGATTCTTATGTTGGTGTTTAAGTTGAAAGTGTGACGTAAGTCTTACCAGCCATTcggaatttgtttttgaatttttcggcAAGTTTCATATCCTCCTCAGTGAGCAGGTTGTTTCTGTGCAATACTCCTAGTTTAATTACCACTTTGATgatgtttttaattagtttttcggcttcttttttgttattcgaCTGAAGATATTATCTCGTTAGATCGTTTATGTTTGGAAGCAAACTTCGTTAAGTACTTACGTATTGCTTGGCCAGCCGATATAAATTATCCAAAAGCGAGGAGGTGACGTCGTCAATGAAAACTTTGGCGATATTCTTACCCGCCATCCGGCTCAGTATTTTCTTCTGAGCTCTGAGTCCTATGTCTCGGGCTTTAAACGTGCTTTCCGTCATGACTGCAAAATACCCTAGTAAGTAAACTCAAATGTGACCAAACCATGAAATTCTTGatgattcaaaaacaataCAAATAATACTATCACCACCTGCTAGTGGCCTTTACATTACACGATAAGATTATGATGTATGTTATCCTGCGATATTTAGCTAGTCAATGTCTTTAAATGACTAATAGGTCAAGTAGCACAACATGTCTAgccaagttttaaaatttaaatggataGAGTgttactgaaaataaatatttattttaaaaaccacaAATATGCGTTTATGTGGAGGCGTTGTGCAGTAATTTCCGGATGAGACCGACCCAACTGTGCGGAGATATCTTTGTTGTACAGAGCGTCTCAGGTTTTATGGTCAGGGTTTCAGGGATGGCTagaaaaaggaattttaaggTGGTTGTTCTTGTACACACAAGCCCTAATCTGCTTCATTCCTAAATCACAAGGTCGTCAaacgttgaaaaaaatattgttttaatttttttactgccgAACAGTTAAAGCGTCTCAAACCAAATTCGATACACGACGTGATCTCATAAAGTGTCACCAAACTGAAAAGTTTCTAGTCAaccaggttagttcaggttgatACACAGGCTGAAACATTAACCATGGACGCAGAAACAGCAACAGCACTTCTGATggatacatacatacatacataagAATAGGCTATGTGAGGTGTAACAAGGAAaggaaaattctgaaaaagaGGTGCTTTAAATGTTGGGTGTTGTCTTGCTACAAGTGTAGAATGAAGGACGCAAATAAGGGGGATTCAGGCATACTGAATGGTGCTGCTTGTGTAACACGAAAGGATATAGGACAGAAACGGGGAGGAGGGGGGTATTTAAAGGGTTCTCTTAACGGCAAGAGGAAAAATAAAGAGCAAATTAGTAACGCAAAGACTAAACCAGGGGAAGCAACTACTGGAGACACAACATATTAAAATCACATATACtgggaacacaaaataaaaaaaaaagttgcaggCGGAAATATAGGTATTAAGCACTAATTAATCAATAATAGATTAATTACCCATCAGAAAAAAGTGATAACGAGCATTATTAGAAATGCAATATTCAACTATAAATCAATTGTGctctttttgtaattattatcCCCCTGTTAATAGTAAACTAAAAGAAATGCGACCTACTTTTGATGGCAAGTTGACCTGAAAATATCCTTTTGTAACCCTCCTAGGCAATCCTGATACCCTGATAGTAAACtaagacaaacaaaaattgttagGTTTAGTTgtaagaaaatattcaaaaattatgttgcaaaatttcatttgatttaccaaatattgagaaaaataaaagatgtcAATACGCGTGAATtatacaaacaaataaattgatatataaataaataaaaactcacCAGGTTGCttcattgaaaattctgtgATTCTGGAAAGTTACAGGAAAAAACGACGAGTGCACTCCGATAAGCaaacaaaattctaaaaattaaaataaataaaatgaaccacctaaataaataatatatgaaaaaaatgatgGGCAGTCTTTCAGGGAGAACTGGTACATCGGAAATTTTTTCACCCCAATAAAGAGCTGTTTGCCAAGCCGATCTTAACTCTTCGTAAAAACACCCTATTTGCAAGAAACAAATTCCTCAGCGTGCCCGTTTGCCCATTGAAATTCCGCATAAATTTCGTTGCACTTCAACGCTTATATTCCGTGTTTTTCATGCGAAAATTTATTCCATAATCTACGTATTTTTACTGGCGCGGTATTCGCTGCTAAATTACTTCCTTCAACTCCTCCAGCCAtgaaattacataaatatttatgaaaagaaaacttACAAAGACAATTCGAACATTCAGTGGCGACGTACTGGTAAACCAGCCAACATTCCACTTCCACGATTCTCGACATGTTGCTTAAAAAGGGCTTTAGTTGATATGGCAGTGAAGATTCTATTTCTGGACCTTCTGTTTTGCGTGTAGATGACCTGGTAAAAAGAGTTATAAATGTCAGTGTTACATCTACCAGCAgagaaactataaaaaatgtaGTAAGACAATAAAACCACGTAATTAACGACTAAGTTCGTTAAAACACTTCCGTTTTAAGATTTAATGGCTATGCGAAACGAGATATTTCAAAGTCAAATTCATTCAGTTTCACTCTCTTTTTTAATAGGATTACAGCTTCGTAAtggattattattattcctgGGCAAAGGAAATTCTGGACATATTGGTGAACACAATTTTTGCTTATACAAGAGATCTCGGTAATAATAGGAGATAAAGAAATACGTATAAAGCACCCTCGTTGTCTTTTTTGAAGATCAGTCTAGTagagtgataaaaaaattacagcgCAATTGGTTTTCAAGAGAGaagatatataattaattaataattaaatggcGAGTGTTTATCGACAATGGCTAATATCGATTTTAAGTTAGTGACATAAGTATAATTGTTACATTATTAGGGCACTTTTTTGGGCAGATTTCAATGATGCTGCGTTAGTTACTCTGGTTTCCTAtgtaaacattgaaatttgtttaacatttACCTTCACCAATTTGTCACGGAATTTCATTGGCCAGGAATGATAATAGCAAACATTATGAATCTGTAAttctaatataaaaaaagtgaaactttgactttaaaattatcatttcgCCATTTCAAGTTTTTGTCCATCTTCTATAGTGTCCGAGATTTCTCATACAAACATCGAATTTGGCCCATTTTTCACATTGTCATAGAAACTTTacacttaaatattaaaatactcGTCAAACGCTTGCATGTAAATTTCCGCTTAGAGGCAGGAATATTTACCTTCCCTAAACACGTGTCTATTTTCCCCCTTATTGCAATGCTTAATATATCCAGGTAATTTTTCCCCTTTGTGCGTGATTAGCACGAAAAGGCGGACGTTTATAACTAAACGCAAATTTTAATGGGATTTGCAGTAGGTACTAGACACGGCATCAAACAAGCAAATTTCCGCTTTGGTAGCTCGAAGGTTAATCTTGTTAAAATCCATATCGCGATTGCTTCAAAGCCCTTCAAACTCATGCGTATTTTGCCGGTAGTCGGCAGACCAGTTAACGAGATTGGAGGCTAAAAATACGTGTAGGCGCATTATAGCCgaaaagttttgcaaattcGATGACCTATAATGATGCAATGCTATTATTGCTTCATGTTTATTTGCATGcacctatatattttttttcaaatcccCTTGCATTAGCGTTTTCGAGTGCGCTTCATCAGTTGATAAGTCAGGGCCGGATCATCGTGCATCTACCAACATTTTTGCCTTTCCTCAGAAAAGGTTGAACTCCCAGTCTAAACACGTTCatctataataataaaaccgaTTGGATTCAGTCTTCAACCCAGAAAGGTTGGATTAGGATCCCGCGGGACACATCAGGTCGTAATAGGTTTTTGTGCCCcatagaaaatataatttcccAGTCGTAACGTCAGCAGTTTTAACAAATCTGATCCCCTATTCAggtcaataaatttattagtcCAAACTTGAATGGCGAAATTAGTATTAAGTGCTCTTGATTGGGTTTAAATTGCGGCGAATAACAAAGCATTGAGAGAGTCATTTACAGCTTCGATCTGAGACTTTTCGCTTAAGAAATGTTAAGTTGTCCGTATTTTAGGATCATGAAATAAGAATATGGTCCGGTCCTGGTGTGGCACGCGACATAAGAAACCCAATAACGGAAACCGTTAAAGGAACTACATAGACTGCCTTCACCTGGTCTGGTATTCGGCAGATGGTCGGTATTTTCTGAGGGGTTTATGAAGAAAGTTTGACGGTTAATAAATCTATCTAAATACTATTCTAAAgcaaaatgacaaattaagaATCGGGGTCAGCAATTAGCGGAGATACACCCTGTACAAGCCAATAACCGTCGCCGGTACGGTTGTTTCGTGTCTTGTACAAGGTAGGTCCatatgagaaatatttaaacctGGTAGAATATCACATTCCTTTAGAGGTCACAGGCACGGGGGCAAGCATATAACGCCTCTCAAAACTGAAGAGGCGAACATGTATTGTGATCTCATCTTTTACTTATTCAGCAAGTTAGAAATGTTTAAGGTCAATGTAAATCAGTCTGGAAAGTGttgtaatttacattaaatgaGTCTGTTTTTGCTGGTTTAATTGGCATGATGGGTGGATCAAAGTCATAGCTCCTACAGAGGAAATCCTATACAACACTTATGGATAAACACATTGGACACTTGAAGTCTCCCCTTAACCTGATGAGTTGATTTCCCATTGCTCAAAATGGTATTAATCATACGATTATTGAATTCCGTAGATTCGCAGAAAGCTCAAGCATGATTAACTAAATACTAAATTTTATCCTACATGACTCACAATTACAATTACCATAATGTTAATTCAACTAATCCTTCTACTTACCAATTAATTGACCAAAACAAATCCCAGTTGCTATGACAACGCAGAAGAAAACATGGAAAATCGACAGAAGGAGGGAGCTACAAGATTTTCAAAAGATACAGGTTTTTGGTGAAGAAGGTAGTTTAAGGCTGTCGCGTTATGACAACGAATTGCGTATATACAGAATGAaatcactaattttaaaagataCGGGGCACACACAAGAAACGAAATTAACGCCTTCCTTCGATCGACGGCACTCACAAACCAGCGGAAA
The sequence above is a segment of the Euwallacea fornicatus isolate EFF26 chromosome 16, ASM4011564v1, whole genome shotgun sequence genome. Coding sequences within it:
- the sigmar gene encoding tumor necrosis factor alpha-induced protein 8-like protein isoform X2; translation: MKQPVMTESTFKARDIGLRAQKKILSRMAGKNIAKVFIDDVTSSLLDNLYRLAKQYSNNKKEAEKLIKNIIKVVIKLGVLHRNNLLTEEDMKLAEKFKNKFRMAGMTIISFYEVDFSYDRNYLVKALSDSQRILQSIISKHLTDKSLNRVESVFAFFTNENFLDSIFKRNSEYREALGRVVSDLNKAIDNGDL
- the sigmar gene encoding tumor necrosis factor alpha-induced protein 8-like protein isoform X1, with product MSRIVEVECWLVYQYVATECSNCLFMTESTFKARDIGLRAQKKILSRMAGKNIAKVFIDDVTSSLLDNLYRLAKQYSNNKKEAEKLIKNIIKVVIKLGVLHRNNLLTEEDMKLAEKFKNKFRMAGMTIISFYEVDFSYDRNYLVKALSDSQRILQSIISKHLTDKSLNRVESVFAFFTNENFLDSIFKRNSEYREALGRVVSDLNKAIDNGDL